Genomic DNA from Fimbriimonas ginsengisoli Gsoil 348:
GCGCGTCTGGAGGGATCAACCGCTATTTCACTAAATTGATACTACTCCTTACCTACTTTGTAACCCGTCCTGCCGAGATCGTCGTTCGCGACGTTCAGAAGGTTTCGCAGGTGATCGGCGAGACCGATCGGCAGCGCAACGTGCCGGCGGATAATCGAACCGAGAGCCGGTTCGGACTTCGCGGTACCGACCTTGGGGCTTCGTTCGAGCACAAGGGGAGGCTTGTCTTTCTCTTCGGCGATACCTGGCCGGTCGGGCCCAACACGCCAGACCGGCCGGTCGATGGCGACGCGATCGCCTTTAGCGACGATCGGAACCCGGACGACGGTCTCACCCTCGATTTCGTCACCGCCGCCGATGGAAAGTACAAGGCGGTCGACATTCCCGGAGTCTCGCTAAAAGGATTCGAAGTCCCGAACGGCGGCTTCAGTGCGGGTGGGCACATGTACGGGATCTACACGACCGATCACACTCATGTCCCGGCCGGCGAGATCATGGGGCGCTCGGTTCTGGGTCGTAGCGACGATGGCCGGACTTGGTCGCTGGTCTATTCCCTTTCCACCGATAAATTCATCAACGTTTCGCCGGTTATAGTTGACGCGTCGACGACGCCCGGGCTTCCGATCTCGCGCGGCAAGGCGTTGCTCATGTGGGCCGGCAGCCGCGAGTACCGGCGCAGCAGTCCCTATCTCGCCTTCGTGCCGCTCGACCGGGTCGAGGATCACTCCGCAATCCGCTACTGGGCGGGGCCGGGAAAATGGAGCGCGAGCGAATCCGACGCCACTCCGGTCGTCAACCATCCCGAGGTCGGCGAGCTCTCGGTAGCCTGGTGCGCGCCGCTTAAGAGGTGGCTGATGCTGTACAACAGCGGCCATCCGCGCGGGATTCAGATGCGGACCGCGCTTCAGGCGACGGGGCCGTGGGGCGAACCCATAACGCTTTTCGATCCGAAGGACGGATACGGAAAATTCATGCACATCTCTTGGCGGGACCGACATGCGGATTCCGTCCACGATCCCGGCCGGGAGAACGAATACGGAGGCGAATACGCCCCCTACATGATCCCGCGCTTCTTCCGCAAGACGAAAGACGGCGCGCGGATCTACTTCCTCCTGTCCACCTGGAACCCCTACGCCGTCGTCCTAATGCGAGCGGACCTCGTAGTGTAGCCTGCCTGGTCTGGCTACGTTGATTTGATGCGGCGCAACTCGGATTCGGCTCTTTCTACAATGGTAGGGTTATAGCCAAGTCGTTTGGCAATATCGCGGGCCAACGTGTAGTGCTCACGGGCATTCTTAAAGTCGCTAAGATCCAAATAGACTTGCCCAAGGTTGAAGTGGATTAACGCAGCCGATTCACTGTTCTCCTCCACTGCGGCTAGAGCTTCGAGGTGACATTGGATGGCTTTTTCGTCG
This window encodes:
- a CDS encoding DUF4185 domain-containing protein, yielding MILLLTYFVTRPAEIVVRDVQKVSQVIGETDRQRNVPADNRTESRFGLRGTDLGASFEHKGRLVFLFGDTWPVGPNTPDRPVDGDAIAFSDDRNPDDGLTLDFVTAADGKYKAVDIPGVSLKGFEVPNGGFSAGGHMYGIYTTDHTHVPAGEIMGRSVLGRSDDGRTWSLVYSLSTDKFINVSPVIVDASTTPGLPISRGKALLMWAGSREYRRSSPYLAFVPLDRVEDHSAIRYWAGPGKWSASESDATPVVNHPEVGELSVAWCAPLKRWLMLYNSGHPRGIQMRTALQATGPWGEPITLFDPKDGYGKFMHISWRDRHADSVHDPGRENEYGGEYAPYMIPRFFRKTKDGARIYFLLSTWNPYAVVLMRADLVV